One window of the uncultured Methanobrevibacter sp. genome contains the following:
- a CDS encoding XTP/dITP diphosphatase, whose translation MITFITGNEHKVIEAENIFKLFGVELEHIDLGYMEPQGTLEDVAKFGAKYACQELNRSVIVEDAGLFIRALNGFPGTYSKFVQNSLGNQNILKLMDGVDDRYAEFRSVIGYCTPNSEPKVFLGRVEGQIAFEERGNLGFAFDPLFLVPEEGKTFGELTTEEKNQFSHRRNSLEKFINWYVDQDDE comes from the coding sequence ATGATAACATTTATAACTGGGAACGAACATAAAGTAATAGAAGCAGAGAATATTTTCAAACTTTTTGGTGTTGAACTTGAGCATATTGATTTAGGTTACATGGAACCTCAAGGAACTCTTGAGGATGTAGCAAAATTCGGTGCTAAATATGCTTGCCAAGAGTTGAATCGCTCTGTGATTGTTGAAGATGCTGGTTTATTCATAAGAGCTTTAAATGGTTTTCCAGGAACTTACTCAAAATTTGTACAGAATTCACTTGGAAACCAAAACATATTAAAACTTATGGATGGAGTTGATGATCGATACGCTGAATTCAGGTCAGTTATTGGCTATTGCACACCCAATTCTGAGCCCAAGGTCTTTTTAGGGCGTGTCGAAGGTCAAATAGCTTTTGAAGAAAGAGGAAATCTTGGTTTTGCATTCGATCCACTATTTTTAGTGCCTGAAGAAGGTAAAACCTTTGGAGAACTTACTACAGAAGAGAAAAACCAGTTTTCACATAGAAGAAATTCTTTAGAAAAATTTATCAATTGGTATGTAGACCAAGATGATGAATAA
- a CDS encoding DHH family phosphoesterase, whose product MLKKHIENDNIIRLISHNDADGLSSAGIIANAIKEEGGQFHITIVPRLKADVIRDVAKEKYELYVFSDMGSACIKQLNSLKADVIVADHHQPSAHEPKDNLVHVNPHLFGVDGSREISGAGSSYLSVRDMDKKHLAYMALIGAFGDMQCQNRFVGVNQLILKDGMEAGNLEIHEDLKIVSKAQEPLFKSIAYTLNPPLPGLTGSLEKSQELLEKMGVSYGIKFIELEDEEKDVVKDELVKVNPQIFGDVYSVPREHPVLRNLEEYSAILDACGKNKEYGLALSIVLGEREEALDKALNLQKTYRNDLTKGFDWISREGAQQLNYIQYLYSEDKVLKSIMGTIAGVGMSAKILNDDKPILGLSRLHKDIKVSGRATRPMVARGVNLGKALSEVAVNFGGQGGGHDIAAGAMIPYEAKDQFLHLVDQAIEAQLNS is encoded by the coding sequence ATGCTAAAGAAGCATATCGAAAATGATAACATTATTAGATTAATTTCTCATAATGATGCTGATGGATTGTCATCAGCAGGTATTATAGCTAATGCCATTAAGGAAGAGGGAGGACAATTCCACATAACAATTGTTCCTCGCCTTAAGGCTGATGTAATTAGGGATGTTGCAAAGGAAAAATATGAATTGTATGTTTTTTCAGATATGGGCAGTGCCTGTATCAAGCAACTTAATTCTCTAAAGGCTGATGTTATTGTTGCAGACCATCACCAGCCAAGCGCTCATGAACCTAAAGACAATCTTGTTCATGTAAACCCACACTTATTTGGTGTTGACGGAAGTCGTGAAATAAGTGGTGCAGGGTCTAGCTATTTGTCAGTTAGAGACATGGACAAAAAGCATTTGGCATATATGGCGCTTATTGGAGCATTTGGCGATATGCAGTGCCAGAACAGATTTGTTGGTGTAAACCAATTAATCTTGAAGGATGGTATGGAAGCAGGCAATTTAGAAATCCATGAAGACTTAAAGATAGTCTCTAAAGCACAAGAGCCTTTATTCAAATCAATTGCTTATACATTAAATCCCCCACTTCCAGGCTTAACTGGTAGTTTGGAGAAATCACAGGAACTCCTTGAAAAAATGGGTGTTTCCTATGGTATTAAGTTCATTGAATTGGAAGATGAGGAAAAGGATGTTGTTAAAGATGAACTTGTAAAGGTTAATCCTCAAATATTTGGGGATGTTTACAGTGTTCCTCGTGAACATCCAGTCTTACGTAATTTAGAGGAGTATTCTGCAATCTTGGATGCTTGTGGTAAAAACAAGGAATATGGATTAGCACTTAGTATTGTTCTTGGTGAGAGAGAGGAAGCTTTAGATAAGGCTCTTAATCTCCAAAAGACTTATAGGAACGACCTTACCAAAGGCTTTGATTGGATTAGCCGTGAAGGCGCCCAACAATTGAATTACATTCAATACCTTTACAGTGAGGATAAGGTTCTTAAAAGCATTATGGGGACAATTGCAGGTGTTGGCATGTCTGCTAAAATCTTAAATGATGATAAGCCTATTTTAGGATTATCAAGACTTCATAAGGACATTAAGGTTTCCGGCAGGGCAACACGACCAATGGTTGCACGTGGAGTTAATTTAGGCAAAGCTTTAAGCGAAGTCGCAGTTAACTTTGGCGGGCAAGGTGGTGGACACGATATCGCAGCTGGTGCTATGATACCCTATGAAGCTAAGGATCAATTCTTACATTTAGTTGACCAAGCTATTGAAGCTCAATTAAATAGTTAA
- a CDS encoding Mur ligase family protein, with translation MNVIVVGAGNAGRPVARLLNYAGHTVKITDPKKIEDFHMDVQKTLRLMESEGVELDLGVFEPNLDGIDTVYLSPTVPENAPAYKIIKEANLNVFSNDDFGRLADSFIDIDIIGITGSVGKTSTTHMVTEIFRTAGYQVWICSSMTQNLVSEVIVDGIIKGIPEKSDIAVLELPHGTAGLMAELQLKVGALLNIYEEHLSEFGGSMELYTQRKMFIAKNSENFITSIHCKDTVKEARPDAIFYAMVKDLPGYDPSKKSEYFDKVANFEEVAIGEGQVCNFIGDSAKGAIDIAYKFRNKSNELKKGNFTSDFHMMSYYYENAVAATAIAMAYGLPVEIIKEGLANFKGLSVHMEYIGDYNGREVYIDASYLIEGITAALDFLGDRSLVLLLDNFDTSTYRDKKETGKLMGKYADVMVATGFNEVYQRVDLEPAQELLDAAVDSDAVKVIAGTMEEGAELAIKYSKPGDTILHLGPQLMQDPEGIMEKIVTGLEEGCKKYD, from the coding sequence ATGAATGTTATTGTTGTAGGAGCAGGAAATGCAGGTCGTCCTGTTGCAAGATTATTAAACTATGCTGGCCACACGGTAAAGATAACCGACCCAAAGAAAATTGAAGACTTCCACATGGATGTTCAAAAGACTTTAAGACTTATGGAAAGCGAAGGAGTTGAATTAGATTTAGGGGTATTTGAACCAAATCTTGATGGAATCGATACAGTTTACTTATCTCCAACTGTACCTGAAAATGCTCCAGCTTATAAAATCATAAAAGAAGCTAATCTCAATGTCTTTTCCAACGATGATTTTGGAAGATTGGCAGATAGCTTCATCGATATTGACATTATTGGAATCACAGGTAGTGTAGGTAAAACCAGTACCACCCATATGGTAACTGAAATATTTAGAACCGCTGGCTATCAAGTTTGGATCTGTTCCTCAATGACCCAAAACCTTGTTAGTGAAGTCATTGTTGATGGAATCATTAAAGGAATTCCAGAAAAATCAGACATTGCTGTTTTGGAACTTCCTCATGGTACTGCAGGATTAATGGCTGAACTTCAGCTTAAGGTGGGTGCACTCTTGAATATTTATGAAGAGCATTTGTCTGAGTTTGGAGGTTCAATGGAGCTTTACACTCAAAGAAAAATGTTCATTGCTAAAAATAGTGAAAACTTCATTACAAGCATTCATTGTAAAGACACTGTAAAAGAAGCAAGACCTGATGCAATCTTTTACGCAATGGTTAAAGATTTACCTGGATACGACCCATCCAAAAAATCCGAATACTTTGATAAGGTAGCAAACTTTGAGGAAGTTGCTATTGGTGAAGGGCAAGTATGTAATTTTATTGGTGATAGTGCAAAAGGCGCTATTGATATCGCTTATAAATTTAGAAACAAATCCAATGAACTTAAAAAAGGTAATTTTACCTCTGATTTCCATATGATGAGCTATTACTATGAAAATGCAGTTGCTGCAACAGCTATTGCAATGGCTTATGGATTGCCTGTAGAAATCATCAAGGAAGGCCTTGCAAACTTCAAAGGACTTTCAGTTCATATGGAATACATTGGAGACTACAACGGCAGGGAAGTTTACATTGATGCTTCCTACTTAATTGAAGGTATTACTGCTGCGCTTGACTTCTTAGGTGATAGAAGTCTTGTTCTATTGCTTGATAACTTTGATACTTCAACTTATAGGGATAAGAAGGAAACCGGTAAGCTTATGGGTAAGTATGCTGATGTAATGGTGGCAACTGGATTCAATGAGGTTTACCAAAGAGTTGACTTGGAACCTGCTCAGGAATTGCTTGATGCTGCAGTAGACTCTGATGCAGTCAAGGTAATTGCAGGAACCATGGAAGAAGGTGCAGAACTAGCCATTAAATATTCTAAACCTGGAGACACTATCCTTCACTTAGGACCACAACTCATGCAGGATCCTGAAGGAATCATGGAAAAAATAGTGACTGGTTTGGAAGAAGGCTGTAAAAAATACGATTAA
- a CDS encoding 30S ribosomal protein S15, whose translation MARPEWIAYSNEEIEEFIVKFKREGKSASQIGVILRDQYGIPSVKEVTGEKITQILKRNGQAEEYPEDLMNLIRRAVNIRDHLEENPKDLHGKRGLTIIESRIRRLGRYYAKNGQLPEGWRYDPTKAALLVK comes from the coding sequence ATGGCAAGACCAGAATGGATCGCATATAGTAACGAAGAAATCGAAGAATTTATTGTAAAATTCAAAAGAGAAGGTAAATCTGCAAGTCAAATCGGAGTAATTTTAAGAGACCAATACGGTATTCCTAGTGTAAAAGAAGTCACTGGTGAAAAAATTACCCAAATCTTAAAAAGAAACGGTCAAGCTGAAGAGTACCCTGAAGATTTAATGAATTTAATCAGAAGAGCAGTAAATATCAGAGATCACTTAGAAGAAAACCCAAAAGACCTTCATGGTAAAAGAGGATTAACTATCATTGAATCTAGAATCCGTAGATTAGGTAGATACTATGCAAAGAATGGTCAATTACCAGAAGGATGGAGATACGATCCAACAAAAGCAGCACTTCTCGTTAAATAG
- the cobT gene encoding nicotinate mononucleotide-dependent phosphoribosyltransferase CobT: protein MIEGLKTYGSDKLVKELPDLKNPIFICTIATTETSKIPGLTGAGATPELTKYTPAGDAELILDGEVKCMTDIPQTIIGEVVTPTPSMITKGSLALCDCPVMVLDAGSEIKANSDVFDISDGKHGKDIRTGNAVEDPEELFEKGFELAEILSEKHDYIVIGESLPAGTTTALGVLVGLGYDAKGKVSGCMDTNPHEMKNAIVEEGLKNAGLEESKENDPFDVVRAVGDPMLPAVAGVLMGAKVPVVLAGGTQLTAACAIAKALDPAFDFSNSCLATTAFVVKDNTADMLNIVEQIGDITVNAVNPNFEISRVEGLKNYTQGFIKEGAGAGGAMFLALMLGNSIDEIRESIEDACS, encoded by the coding sequence ATGATAGAAGGATTGAAAACTTACGGATCAGACAAACTTGTAAAAGAATTGCCAGACTTGAAAAACCCGATTTTTATTTGTACAATAGCTACAACTGAAACCTCAAAGATTCCAGGACTTACTGGTGCTGGAGCTACTCCAGAACTTACCAAATACACCCCTGCTGGAGATGCGGAACTTATTTTGGATGGAGAGGTCAAATGTATGACAGACATCCCTCAAACAATCATTGGGGAAGTTGTAACTCCTACCCCATCAATGATTACAAAAGGTTCCCTCGCACTTTGTGACTGTCCTGTTATGGTTTTGGATGCAGGAAGTGAAATCAAGGCAAACTCTGATGTATTTGACATAAGCGATGGAAAGCATGGAAAAGACATTAGAACAGGTAATGCTGTTGAAGACCCTGAAGAGCTTTTTGAAAAAGGATTTGAACTTGCAGAAATCCTATCTGAAAAGCATGATTACATTGTAATTGGAGAAAGCCTACCTGCAGGTACAACCACTGCTCTTGGAGTATTGGTTGGACTTGGCTATGATGCAAAAGGAAAAGTCAGCGGTTGCATGGACACAAATCCTCATGAAATGAAAAATGCAATTGTTGAAGAGGGATTGAAAAACGCAGGATTGGAAGAATCCAAAGAAAATGATCCTTTTGATGTGGTTAGGGCTGTTGGAGACCCTATGCTTCCAGCTGTTGCAGGAGTGCTTATGGGTGCGAAAGTGCCTGTTGTATTGGCTGGAGGAACTCAACTCACTGCTGCATGTGCAATTGCAAAGGCATTGGATCCGGCCTTTGATTTCTCAAACAGTTGCCTTGCAACTACTGCATTTGTAGTGAAAGATAACACTGCAGACATGCTTAATATTGTAGAGCAAATAGGAGATATCACTGTAAATGCTGTAAACCCTAACTTTGAAATTTCCAGAGTAGAAGGGCTTAAGAACTATACACAAGGATTCATCAAGGAGGGTGCTGGTGCTGGAGGAGCTATGTTCTTGGCTCTTATGCTTGGAAACAGCATCGATGAAATCAGAGAATCCATTGAAGATGCTTGTAGTTAA
- the surE gene encoding 5'/3'-nucleotidase SurE: MKILLSNDDGVDASGILAAKQVADEFGKTFVVAPSKQQSGIGHALTLVEPIRVNEVNLRDGDIGYGVTGTPTDAVTIGIYEIMDDWPDLVISGINTGRNTGKGELSTSGTIGAATEAASLGIPAIAVSQHTPDDNIKFDEGHIEIDFSSSQKVLRELIQKVIDNGFPEGVDILNLNVPADPDSYEPKICPLATRMYEPVVEMRIDPRGRPYYWIDGAFYEGNPKDSDDYVLLEENVPTLTPLILDMAHDLDALNAWYDK; this comes from the coding sequence ATGAAAATTTTATTATCTAATGATGATGGTGTAGATGCATCAGGAATTTTAGCAGCTAAGCAAGTTGCTGATGAATTTGGAAAAACCTTTGTGGTTGCACCATCTAAACAGCAAAGCGGAATCGGTCATGCATTGACTCTTGTTGAACCTATTAGGGTGAATGAAGTCAATTTGAGAGATGGTGACATTGGATATGGGGTGACTGGAACTCCTACAGATGCAGTGACTATAGGCATTTATGAAATAATGGATGATTGGCCTGACTTGGTGATTTCTGGAATAAACACTGGAAGAAACACAGGTAAAGGAGAACTATCCACCTCTGGTACAATTGGTGCTGCAACAGAGGCTGCTTCTCTTGGAATTCCTGCAATTGCTGTGAGCCAGCACACTCCTGATGACAATATCAAGTTTGATGAAGGCCATATTGAAATTGACTTTTCATCAAGCCAAAAGGTCTTAAGGGAACTTATCCAAAAAGTCATTGATAATGGATTTCCAGAAGGGGTTGACATATTGAACTTGAATGTTCCAGCTGATCCTGATTCCTATGAACCTAAAATATGTCCATTGGCTACAAGAATGTATGAGCCTGTTGTTGAAATGCGTATAGACCCAAGGGGAAGACCTTATTATTGGATTGATGGCGCTTTTTACGAAGGAAATCCTAAAGACAGTGATGACTATGTCCTTTTAGAGGAGAATGTGCCTACATTGACTCCTTTGATCTTGGATATGGCTCATGATTTGGATGCCTTAAATGCATGGTATGACAAATGA
- a CDS encoding LSM domain-containing protein, which produces MSDNFQVNKQFARFKGKDVLIGLKNWEEVEGKIITIDNFLNLVLDDGEGLKVIKGGKIAFISIQE; this is translated from the coding sequence ATGAGTGACAATTTCCAAGTAAACAAACAATTTGCTAGATTCAAAGGCAAAGATGTTCTTATTGGTTTAAAAAACTGGGAAGAAGTAGAAGGAAAAATAATTACCATTGATAACTTTTTAAACTTAGTTTTAGATGATGGTGAAGGTTTAAAAGTTATTAAAGGCGGAAAAATAGCATTTATTTCTATTCAAGAATAA
- a CDS encoding PLP-dependent cysteine synthase family protein, whose product MNVDKLVGNTPMIKIDYEYEGKKGSIYSKVEYYNYSGSIKDRIALYIIQKEKERGNLKDGQPIIEVTSGNTGIAFSAIGALLGHDVHIFMPDWVSLERRKLIQMYGAEVHLVSREDGGFKGALELVDDFADEIGAYKPLQFDNELNVEAQYMKTGQEIIDALPDVNAFVSGIGTGGTLMGIGKRLKDHNPDAKVFALEPSTLSILKMGMDEGSHLIEGIGDDFIPGIVDEELIDDIVLIHDCDAINMSKRIAQELGLGIGISSGANFLASVIMDNDDLKIATVFPDDNKKYITTKLSEPIDEDSKLISNHIKLIGFEVI is encoded by the coding sequence ATGAATGTTGATAAATTAGTTGGCAATACCCCAATGATTAAGATTGATTATGAATATGAAGGCAAAAAAGGAAGCATTTATTCTAAAGTTGAATATTACAACTATTCTGGAAGCATTAAAGACAGAATAGCATTGTACATTATCCAAAAGGAAAAGGAAAGAGGAAACTTAAAGGATGGCCAACCTATCATAGAGGTTACAAGCGGAAACACTGGAATTGCTTTCAGTGCAATTGGAGCGCTATTAGGTCATGATGTGCATATATTCATGCCTGATTGGGTATCTCTTGAAAGAAGGAAACTTATTCAGATGTATGGTGCAGAGGTTCATCTTGTATCCAGAGAAGATGGTGGTTTTAAAGGAGCTCTTGAACTTGTAGATGATTTTGCAGATGAAATTGGCGCTTATAAGCCTCTTCAGTTTGACAATGAATTGAATGTGGAAGCCCAATATATGAAAACAGGTCAAGAAATCATTGATGCCCTTCCAGATGTCAATGCATTTGTTTCAGGAATCGGAACCGGTGGAACACTTATGGGAATCGGTAAAAGACTAAAGGATCATAATCCTGATGCTAAAGTCTTTGCATTGGAACCAAGCACATTATCCATTCTTAAGATGGGAATGGATGAAGGAAGCCATTTGATTGAAGGTATTGGTGATGACTTTATTCCAGGAATCGTTGATGAGGAATTGATTGATGATATTGTTTTGATTCATGATTGTGATGCAATAAACATGTCTAAAAGAATTGCTCAGGAATTAGGATTAGGAATAGGTATTTCCAGTGGTGCAAACTTCTTGGCAAGTGTTATTATGGACAATGATGACTTGAAGATTGCAACAGTCTTCCCAGATGACAACAAGAAGTACATAACAACCAAATTGTCTGAACCTATTGATGAAGATTCTAAATTGATTTCCAATCATATCAAGCTTATAGGTTTTGAAGTTATTTAA
- a CDS encoding bifunctional N(6)-L-threonylcarbamoyladenine synthase/serine/threonine protein kinase produces MISLGIEGTAEKTGIGIVDSEGNVLAMAGKQLYPEEGGIHPREAAEHHAKWIPQLIPQAMEEAGLSYKDIDFISFSQGPGLGPALRTVATSARTLALSLNVPIVGVNHCIGHVEIGKLDTGARNPVTLYVSGGNSQVIAYESGRYRIFGETLDIAIGNCLDHFGRETGLGHPGGPVVEKLAKEGSYIDLPYVVKGMDFSFSGLLSAALRAHKNGERIEDICYSLQETAFAMLVEVTERALAHTEKDEVLLCGGVSANSRLREMMQIMAEEHYAKFYMPEMKYSGDNGVMIAWLGQLMYKAYGPLRIEDTSIIQRFRTDEVDAPWVDNTKYKLNLPEELRAKGAESDIYEATWLGREAIVKNRVSKSYRIPEIDNKIRKLRTKSEAKILSDVKKTGVRAPVLYDVDFEDKSIVMEKINGSLVKDIMHNIGEDKRRELAIAIGENIKAFHDGDIIHGDLTGSNMILIDDDLDNITENLAIFDFGLGKYSDLLEDKAADLLVLKKSFQSIDYDIAIQTFDWILEAYDSNNQSKMANKIAEIEGRGRYTH; encoded by the coding sequence TTGATATCTTTAGGAATTGAAGGGACTGCAGAAAAGACTGGAATAGGCATTGTTGACAGTGAAGGCAATGTATTGGCTATGGCTGGAAAGCAATTGTATCCAGAAGAGGGAGGCATACATCCAAGAGAGGCAGCTGAACATCATGCCAAATGGATTCCTCAACTCATCCCACAAGCTATGGAAGAGGCAGGCCTTAGCTATAAGGATATTGATTTCATATCCTTTTCACAAGGTCCAGGTCTTGGCCCTGCGCTTAGAACTGTAGCCACTTCTGCAAGAACACTTGCATTGAGCCTTAATGTTCCAATCGTTGGTGTAAACCATTGCATTGGTCACGTTGAAATAGGAAAATTGGACACTGGTGCCCGTAATCCAGTAACCCTTTATGTAAGTGGTGGAAACAGTCAGGTGATTGCTTATGAATCCGGCAGATACAGGATCTTTGGTGAAACCTTGGATATAGCCATTGGTAACTGCCTTGATCATTTCGGTCGTGAAACCGGTCTTGGACATCCTGGAGGGCCAGTTGTTGAAAAACTCGCTAAGGAAGGTTCATACATTGACTTGCCTTATGTTGTAAAAGGTATGGATTTCTCATTTTCAGGTTTGCTCAGTGCAGCACTTAGAGCACATAAAAATGGAGAAAGGATTGAGGACATTTGCTACAGTCTTCAGGAAACTGCATTTGCAATGCTTGTTGAAGTGACAGAAAGGGCACTTGCACATACAGAGAAGGACGAGGTTCTATTGTGCGGAGGAGTTTCTGCAAACAGCAGACTTAGGGAAATGATGCAGATAATGGCAGAAGAGCACTATGCAAAATTCTATATGCCTGAAATGAAATACTCTGGAGACAATGGTGTAATGATTGCATGGCTTGGCCAATTGATGTATAAGGCCTATGGTCCACTAAGAATAGAGGATACAAGTATCATTCAAAGATTCAGAACAGACGAAGTGGATGCTCCATGGGTTGACAATACAAAATATAAGTTGAACTTGCCTGAAGAGCTTAGAGCTAAAGGAGCGGAATCTGATATTTACGAAGCAACTTGGCTTGGAAGGGAAGCCATTGTAAAAAATAGGGTTTCCAAATCCTATAGGATTCCTGAAATTGACAATAAAATCAGGAAGCTCAGAACCAAAAGTGAAGCAAAAATATTGTCTGATGTTAAAAAGACTGGTGTCAGAGCTCCTGTTTTATATGATGTTGACTTTGAAGACAAATCAATTGTCATGGAAAAGATCAATGGATCTTTAGTGAAGGATATCATGCATAATATTGGAGAGGATAAAAGAAGGGAATTGGCTATCGCAATTGGTGAAAACATCAAGGCATTCCATGATGGTGATATTATCCATGGTGACTTGACAGGTTCAAACATGATTTTGATTGATGATGATTTAGATAATATCACAGAAAATCTAGCTATTTTTGACTTTGGCCTTGGAAAATACTCTGACCTTTTGGAAGATAAGGCAGCAGATCTACTGGTTTTAAAGAAATCATTCCAAAGCATTGATTATGATATAGCCATTCAAACATTTGATTGGATTTTAGAAGCTTATGATTCCAATAATCAGTCTAAAATGGCAAATAAGATAGCAGAAATTGAAGGCAGAGGAAGGTATACCCACTAA
- a CDS encoding aconitase X catalytic domain-containing protein, whose protein sequence is MFLTKEEEKMASGEYGETIRKSMDILIALGDIYGAEKFVDIKSAQVSGVSYKTIGQAGLEYLEDLARTAEIIYNENGTISDKSGIATISATLNPAGTDLDNWEDFGFPPEFAKKQVDICNAYGALGISTTCTCTPYLIGNVPRFGDHVSWSESSAVAYVNSVIGARTNREGGPGALAAAIVGKTPLYGFHLDENRTASLLVDVECELERADFGALGYAVGQVVKDGVPYFKMQNKPYKIENGNLKALGAALASSGAVALYHVEDITPEYKFADIGNVEDKITITKDNIIETREKLSSAEGYADLVCLGCPHASLEEVKEVAEIVKGKKIKNELWVCTSINIKEAAKRLGYLDAIENAGGKICCDTCMVVAPIEQMGYEVIGVNSAKAANYVPSMCGLKVIYNDIENLLDFE, encoded by the coding sequence ATGTTTTTAACTAAAGAAGAAGAAAAGATGGCTAGTGGTGAATATGGAGAAACCATTAGAAAGAGTATGGATATCTTAATTGCATTAGGAGACATTTACGGTGCAGAGAAATTCGTAGACATCAAGTCTGCTCAAGTGTCTGGAGTATCCTATAAGACCATAGGCCAAGCAGGTCTTGAATATCTTGAAGACTTGGCTAGAACTGCTGAAATCATTTATAATGAAAATGGTACAATAAGCGATAAAAGTGGAATTGCAACAATATCTGCAACTCTTAACCCTGCAGGAACTGATCTTGACAATTGGGAAGATTTCGGTTTTCCTCCAGAGTTCGCTAAAAAGCAAGTTGATATCTGCAATGCTTATGGAGCGCTTGGAATAAGCACTACCTGTACATGCACTCCTTATTTGATTGGAAACGTTCCAAGATTCGGCGACCATGTTTCATGGTCTGAATCCTCTGCAGTTGCTTATGTAAACTCTGTAATAGGTGCAAGAACCAATCGTGAAGGAGGTCCTGGAGCATTGGCTGCAGCTATTGTAGGTAAGACCCCATTATATGGATTCCATTTGGATGAAAACAGAACCGCTAGCTTGCTTGTTGATGTTGAATGTGAACTTGAAAGGGCCGATTTTGGCGCTTTAGGATATGCAGTGGGCCAAGTGGTTAAGGATGGAGTTCCTTATTTCAAGATGCAAAACAAGCCTTACAAGATAGAAAACGGTAATCTGAAAGCACTTGGTGCAGCGCTTGCATCTTCTGGTGCAGTGGCTTTATACCATGTTGAAGACATCACTCCAGAGTACAAGTTTGCTGACATTGGAAATGTAGAAGACAAAATAACTATCACTAAAGATAATATTATCGAAACAAGAGAAAAACTTAGCAGTGCAGAAGGATATGCAGACCTTGTATGCTTAGGCTGTCCACATGCTTCCCTAGAGGAAGTTAAGGAAGTTGCAGAAATAGTCAAAGGCAAAAAGATTAAAAATGAGCTTTGGGTTTGCACTTCAATAAACATTAAGGAAGCTGCTAAACGTTTAGGTTATCTTGATGCCATTGAGAATGCAGGAGGTAAGATCTGCTGTGACACTTGCATGGTAGTTGCTCCAATAGAGCAAATGGGCTATGAAGTGATTGGAGTAAACTCTGCAAAGGCAGCTAATTATGTCCCTTCAATGTGTGGATTGAAAGTTATCTACAATGACATTGAAAACCTATTAGATTTTGAATAA
- a CDS encoding thymidylate synthase yields the protein MLSIGQCYLDFVDKILKEGKETYKDSDHHLKESLGNYYYIDDPLDLKFRAKYQHMTPELMLEEIKSGKFDIPSCPIKGDALYEYVKSFEIRDDQGFVYTYPNRILEHFGVDQFETMKQRILTATGSNRAVAVTIDPALDGDREDIPCLQVIQILVRDGELTIHCFFRSNDIFGAFYSNMFFITYIGIKMKEEVNKEIMGDKLNFGGLHYHSTSGHIYSNDMRAARKLISANK from the coding sequence ATGTTATCTATTGGTCAATGTTACTTAGATTTTGTTGATAAAATCTTAAAAGAAGGAAAGGAAACCTATAAGGACAGTGATCATCATTTAAAAGAAAGTCTTGGTAATTATTATTATATTGATGATCCGTTGGATTTAAAATTCAGAGCAAAATATCAGCACATGACTCCTGAATTGATGTTGGAAGAGATCAAAAGCGGAAAATTTGATATTCCTTCATGCCCTATAAAAGGAGACGCATTGTATGAATATGTTAAATCCTTTGAAATCAGAGATGATCAAGGTTTTGTTTACACTTATCCTAATCGTATCTTGGAGCATTTTGGTGTAGACCAATTTGAAACCATGAAACAAAGAATCCTAACTGCTACTGGAAGTAATCGTGCAGTTGCTGTTACAATTGACCCGGCATTGGATGGAGATAGGGAAGACATTCCTTGCTTGCAGGTTATACAGATTCTTGTCAGGGATGGGGAATTAACCATTCACTGTTTCTTCCGTTCCAATGACATTTTCGGAGCATTTTATTCCAACATGTTTTTCATAACATACATTGGAATCAAAATGAAAGAGGAAGTGAATAAGGAAATCATGGGAGATAAACTAAACTTCGGTGGTCTTCATTACCATTCCACTTCTGGCCACATATACAGCAATGATATGAGGGCAGCTAGAAAATTGATTTCTGCAAATAAATAA